One stretch of Streptomyces sp. MMBL 11-1 DNA includes these proteins:
- a CDS encoding MarR family transcriptional regulator, with translation MATKHPSPAPHTPARSAAYPMAKPGYGKRSAPDQQARTRNDFALLPTRERYVAGFVDHLPEGAAMSVKTLAKQLPLYGQQAISTALNSLSVAGHLRRVRCPVVGAGDETRWVFRTFWSRTARDNEWWNAYLATEKAALAAAPAPEASALDTTPQPPWAPAEEPPPLPASEGHSTEQAPEPTAVPHQRTPAPDRPPAPTSPAPPAVTPTPQPSEADRSPAYLALARLGRDDHRLTLSADDCATLEPQATEWLARGVSVDYLAHALTAGLPAQVDSPLGFLRRRLNDKIPPQLPIDNARPAAPAPTRRLLMECTDCGRPGRPEALPDGLCRPCRTAHSPADVTPPHPAEIADTKAHMSNLRDLLKPV, from the coding sequence ATGGCTACCAAGCACCCTAGCCCTGCCCCGCACACCCCCGCACGCTCCGCCGCGTACCCAATGGCCAAGCCCGGCTACGGCAAACGCTCGGCACCGGACCAACAGGCCCGCACCCGGAACGACTTCGCGCTCCTGCCGACACGGGAGCGGTATGTCGCCGGGTTCGTCGACCACCTCCCCGAGGGCGCGGCGATGAGCGTCAAGACGCTGGCGAAGCAGCTTCCGCTCTACGGCCAGCAGGCCATCTCCACCGCCCTGAACTCCCTGTCCGTCGCCGGACACTTACGCCGCGTCCGGTGCCCGGTCGTCGGAGCGGGCGACGAGACCCGCTGGGTCTTCCGCACGTTCTGGTCCCGCACGGCCCGCGACAACGAGTGGTGGAACGCCTACCTCGCCACCGAGAAGGCCGCGCTGGCCGCAGCCCCCGCACCGGAGGCGTCCGCGCTCGACACGACGCCGCAGCCACCGTGGGCCCCGGCCGAGGAACCGCCACCGCTGCCCGCCTCGGAGGGGCACAGTACGGAACAGGCCCCCGAGCCCACCGCCGTACCGCACCAGCGCACCCCGGCCCCCGACCGGCCCCCCGCCCCAACTTCACCTGCACCGCCAGCGGTTACCCCGACGCCCCAGCCCTCCGAAGCCGACCGTTCTCCCGCCTACCTCGCCTTGGCCCGCCTCGGCCGCGACGACCACCGGCTCACCCTCTCCGCCGACGACTGCGCCACGCTGGAACCACAAGCAACGGAATGGCTCGCACGCGGCGTAAGCGTGGACTACCTGGCCCACGCCCTGACCGCAGGCCTCCCCGCCCAGGTCGACAGCCCCCTCGGCTTCCTCCGCCGCCGCCTCAACGACAAGATCCCACCCCAACTCCCCATCGACAACGCCCGACCAGCCGCCCCCGCCCCAACCCGCCGCCTCCTCATGGAATGCACGGACTGCGGCCGCCCCGGCCGGCCGGAAGCCCTCCCGGACGGCCTCTGCCGCCCCTGCCGCACCGCCCACTCACCGGCAGACGTAACCCCGCCCCACCCCGCCGAGATCGCCGACACCAAGGCCCACATGAGCAACCTCCGCGACCTGCTCAAACCCGTCTGA